Proteins co-encoded in one Kribbella qitaiheensis genomic window:
- a CDS encoding DUF4395 domain-containing protein, with the protein MSSRTAANPQVDPRGLRFAAGVTTVVLALTLVLNSPWPLAVQAVVFAISVAFGVQASPYGRLFKRLVRPRHLTGVAGWGQYLLSPPKELEDAAPPRFAQLVGLVFAVLGLIGYLAGADVLGVVATGFALVAAFVNAAVGLCLGCEAYLLIHRIRTPNTATTT; encoded by the coding sequence ATGTCCAGTCGGACGGCAGCAAACCCCCAGGTCGATCCGCGCGGACTCCGGTTCGCGGCCGGCGTCACGACCGTGGTGCTCGCGCTGACCTTGGTGCTGAACAGTCCTTGGCCGCTGGCGGTCCAGGCCGTCGTGTTCGCGATCTCGGTCGCGTTCGGCGTCCAGGCATCGCCGTACGGGCGACTCTTCAAGCGGCTGGTCCGGCCCCGGCACCTGACCGGGGTGGCGGGGTGGGGTCAGTATTTGCTGAGTCCGCCGAAGGAGCTGGAAGATGCCGCGCCGCCGCGGTTCGCCCAACTGGTCGGGCTGGTCTTCGCCGTGCTCGGCCTGATCGGATATCTGGCCGGCGCCGACGTGCTCGGAGTGGTCGCCACCGGCTTCGCCCTCGTGGCCGCGTTCGTGAACGCGGCCGTCGGTCTCTGCCTCGGTTGCGAGGCCTATCTGCTGATCCACCGCATTCGTACGCCCAACACCGCTACTACCACCTGA